In one window of Paraflavitalea soli DNA:
- a CDS encoding asparaginase domain-containing protein gives MPIKPIRIFITGGTFDKEYNELNGQLFFKDTQMHDLLEMGRNKVPVVIRTLMMIDSLDMTTQDRELIVHQCVQCEEDKIIITHGTDTMAITAKVLAESIKNKTIVLTGAMIPIKFGSSDGLFNLGSAMAFVQSLPPGVYVAMNGRYFSWDNVRKNKQTGIFEEIE, from the coding sequence ATGCCTATTAAACCCATTCGTATTTTTATCACCGGCGGTACTTTCGACAAGGAGTACAATGAACTGAATGGTCAGCTGTTCTTCAAGGATACGCAGATGCATGACCTGCTGGAAATGGGTCGTAATAAAGTGCCGGTGGTGATCAGGACGTTGATGATGATCGACAGCCTGGATATGACGACACAGGATCGTGAACTGATCGTGCACCAATGTGTGCAATGTGAAGAAGACAAGATCATTATTACGCATGGTACGGATACGATGGCTATTACTGCCAAAGTGCTGGCTGAAAGCATCAAAAATAAAACGATCGTACTGACGGGGGCCATGATCCCCATCAAATTCGGTAGCTCGGATGGATTGTTCAACCTGGGTAGCGCCATGGCCTTCGTACAATCGCTACCTCCCGGCGTGTATGTAGCTATGAATGGCCGTTACTTCAGTTGGGACAATGTGCGGAAGAATAAACAAACGGGTATTTTTGAGGAGATCGAGTAG
- a CDS encoding type II toxin-antitoxin system RelE/ParE family toxin: protein MVKQALIVVIDNSAKRQLKEIYEYIKKDSLQNAEKVSHNILLSIKALLKNPLHHSPDKYRLNNDGSYRAYELYKYRITYHVSAQEIRVIRIRHTKMNPLLY from the coding sequence ATGGTAAAACAGGCGCTGATTGTTGTAATAGACAATAGTGCAAAGCGTCAATTGAAGGAAATTTATGAATATATAAAAAAGGATTCCCTTCAAAATGCGGAAAAAGTAAGTCACAATATCCTTCTCTCCATTAAAGCCCTTCTCAAAAATCCGTTACACCATTCTCCTGATAAGTATCGTTTAAACAACGATGGATCATACAGGGCTTATGAGCTCTACAAGTATCGTATTACATACCATGTATCTGCGCAGGAAATCAGGGTTATCAGAATACGGCATACGAAAATGAACCCACTGCTATATTAA